The Medicago truncatula cultivar Jemalong A17 unplaced genomic scaffold, MtrunA17r5.0-ANR MtrunA17Chr0c03, whole genome shotgun sequence genome window below encodes:
- the LOC25479988 gene encoding F-box/FBD/LRR-repeat protein At1g13570: MDDFSGPDLISDLPQSIIETILIQLPIRDAVRTSILSRKWRYKWSTITQLVFDEKCYPNSTDREVVQKSVVEFITRLLFLHQGPIHKFQIVNTSLQTCPAINQWILFLSRNDLKDLDLELGEGEFFRMPSCFFSCEKLTRLELSRCELYPPASFKGFSYLKCLNLHQVLISPEAIESLISSCPLLENLSLSYFDCLALTVRAPNLKYLCLEGEFKEICLVDTPLLVELSVAMYMTDEHMEQSSTCNFVKFLGGVPNLERLVGLIDFTKYLSIGNDLGHLAIMYNNLETIEMYQVSFEDMKEILVVFRLITSSPNLKELHISGSSNISNAPYAGYAGLDFWEKECPSDSILGQLKLVKLTEMSGMPHEIEFIRFLLGCSPMLETMSIIPAMYDLDCQLKMVVELMKFRRASTRAEIYFIRGD, translated from the exons ATGGATGATTTTTCGGGTCCTGATTTGATCAGTGACCTTCCTCAAAGTATTATAGAAACCATTTTGATACAACTTCCTATAAGAGATGCTGTTAGAACTAGCATTTTGTCGCGTAAATGGCGGTACAAATGGTCCACAATTACTCAGCTTGTTTTCGACGAAAAATGTTACCCTAACTCAACCGACCGAGAAGTTGTTCAAAAAAGTGTTGTTGAGTTTATTACCCGATTGCTGTTTCTTCACCAAGGGCCAATTCATAAGTTTCAAATTGTGAATACAAGCTTGCAGACCTGCCCTGCTATAAATCAGTGGATTCTTTTCCTTTCGAGAAATGATCTTAAAGATTTGGATCTTGAATTGGGAGAAGGTGAATTCTTTAGAATGCCGTCATGTTTTTTTAGTTGCGAGAAATTGACTCGATTGGAGCTCTCGCGCTGCGAGTTGTATCCGCCTGCTAGTTTTAAGGGATTTTCGTATTTGAAGTGTCTCAATCTTCATCAAGTTTTGATATCCCCTGAAGCAATTGAGAGCCTCATTTCAAGTTGCCCTCTATTGGAGAACTTATCGCTGTCATACTTTGACTGTTTAGCTCTTACTGTACGTGCTCCAAATCTCAAGTACTTGTGCCTTGAAGGCGAATTCAAGGAAATTTGTCTTGTAGATACTCCACTCTTGGTTGAATTATCTGTTGCTATGTATATGACTGACGAGCACATGGAGCAAAGCTCAACTTGCAATTTTGTCAAGTTTCTTGGCGGTGTGCCTAACCTCGAGAGACTTGTTGGTCTTATTGACTTCACAAAG TATTTGAGCATAGGTAATGACCTAGGGCATCTTGCTATAATGTACAACAATTTAGAGACTATTGAAATGTATCAAGTAAGTTTTGAGGATATGAAAGAAATACTTGTCGTCTTTCGTTTGATTACAAGCTCTCCTAATTTAAAAGAACTTCACATTTCG GGTTCATCAAACATATCAAATGCCCCGTATGCTGGATATGCAGGtttggatttttgggaaaaagaATGCCCTTCGGATTCTATACTTGGTCAGCTTAAACTTGTGAAGTTGACAGAAATGAGCGGTATGCCACATGAGATCGAATTTATCAGATTTTTGCTTGGATGTTCACCTATGCTGGAGACAATGAGTATCATTCCTGCTATGTATGATTTGGATTGTCAATTGAAAATGGTGGTCGAACTGATGAAATTTCGAAGAGCTTCTACCAGAGCAGAAATTTATTTCATCCGCGGAGATTAA
- the LOC25479986 gene encoding LOW QUALITY PROTEIN: cellulose synthase A catalytic subunit 3 [UDP-forming] (The sequence of the model RefSeq protein was modified relative to this genomic sequence to represent the inferred CDS: inserted 2 bases in 1 codon; substituted 1 base at 1 genomic stop codon) — protein sequence KDSAPINLSDRLNQVLRWALGSVEVLFSRHCPIWYGYGGRLKWFERLANIYTTFYPLIVIPLXMYRKLLVCLLTNKFIIPXISNIASVWFINIAKFFLEMRWSGVGIDEWWRNEQFWVIDGVLAHLFAVFQDQLKVVFRIDTNFTFTLKASDENGGSAELYLFKWTTLLNPPKTLLIINLVEVIACISYAINNGYQSLGLLFGKLFFVFWVIIRLYPFLKGPTEYHSSPKKNQSSYGKCP from the exons AAAGATTCTGCACCTATCAATCTTTCAGATCGTCTAAACCAAGTGCTTCGATGGGCTTTAGGTTCTGTTGAGGTTCTTTTTAGCCGACATTGTCCTATCTGGTATGGTTATGGTGGAAGACTAAAGTGGTTTGAAAGGCTTGCAAATATTTACACCACATTTTATCCACTCATTGTCATTCCCCT CATGTACCGTAAATTGCTAGTTTGTCTTCTCACTAACAAGTTCATCATTCCATAG ATTAGCAACATAGCAAGTGTATGGTTTATCAACATTGCCAAATTTTTCTTGGAGATGCGATGGAGCGGTGTTGGAATCGACGAGTGGTGGAGAAACGAACAGTTTTGGGTGATCGATGGTGTGTTAGCGCACCTTTTTGCCGTGTTCCAAGACCAGCTAAAAGTAGTTTTCAGAATCGACACAAACTTTACCTTCACCTTGAAAGCATCAGATGAAAACGGAGGCTCTGCAGAACTCTACTTGTTCAAATGGACAACACTTCTCAATCCTCCAAAGACACTACTCATAATAAATTTGGTAGAAGTTATTGCTTGTATATCTTATGCCATCAATAATGGTTACCAATCATTGGGTCTACTCTTTGGTAAACTCTTCTTTGTATTTTGGGTCATCATTCGTCTCTACCCTTTCCTTAAAGGTCCTACCGAGTATCATtcatctccaaaaaaaaatcaatcatctTATGGGAAATGTCCctaa
- the LOC25479984 gene encoding protein NSP-INTERACTING KINASE 2, whose translation MENITLFSLVLFFFMWTSVTGLLSSKGVNYEVQALIGIKNSLVDPHSALNNWDAESVDPCNWAMITCSSDRFVVALGIPSQNISGTLSSSIGSLPNLQTVLLQDNNITGPIPSEIGKLQKLQTLDLSDNFFTGQLPDTLSHMRGLHYLRLNNNSLSGPIPSSVANMSQLAFLDLSFNNLSGPVPRLNAKTFNIVGNPQICATGGIEQNCFRTTLIPSAMNNNSQDLQSSNRPKSHKAALAFASSLSCICLLILGFGFLLWWRQRYNKQIFFDTNEQYREEICLGNLKKFHFRELQVSTNNFSSKNLVGKGGFGNVYKGCLRDGTVIAVKRLKDGNAVGGEIQFQTELEMISLAVHRNLLRLYGFCMTATERLLVYPYMSNGSVASRLKGKPALDWATRKRIALGAGRGLLYLHEQCDPKIIHRDVKAANILLDDYCEAVVGDFGLAKLLDHRDSHVTTAVRGTVGHIAPEYLSTGQSSEKTDVFGFGILLLELISGQRALEFGKAANQKGAMLDWVKKIHQEKKIDVLVDKDLKNKYDRIELDEIVQVALLCTQYLPSHRPKMSEVVRMLEGDGLAEKWEASQRAESTRSRGNELSSSERYSDLTDDSSLLAQAMELSGPR comes from the exons ATGGAAAATATAACTTTGTTTAGTTTGGTTTTGTTCTTCTTCATGTGGACTTCAGTAACTGGTTTGCTTTCTTCTAAAGGTGTCAACTATGAAG TTCAAGCTTTAATAGGAATTAAGAATTCTCTGGTAGATCCTCATTCTGCTTTAAATAATTGGGATGCTGAGTCTGTTGATCCTTGCAACTGGGCTATGATCACTTGTTCTTCTGATCGTTTCGTCGTTGCTCT TGGAATTCCAAGCCAGAATATATCAGGTACACTCTCATCAAGCATAGGTTCCTTACCAAACCTTCAAACTGT GCTGTTGCAGGATAATAATATCACAGGACCAATTCCATCTGAGATTGGAAAGCTTCAAAAACTTCAAACACTTGATCTTTCTGACAATTTCTTCACTGGTCAGCTTCCAGATACTCTTTCTCATATGAGGGGTCTCCATTATTT GCGGCTAAACAATAACAGTCTTTCTGGACCAATTCCTTCCTCAGTGGCTAACATGTCACAGCTTGCCTTTCT GGATCTCTCTTTTAATAACTTGAGTGGACCTGTACCAAGATTAAATGCTAAAACATTCAA TATTGTAGGCAATCCCCAGATATGTGCCACTGGAGGAATTGAGCAAAACTGTTTTAGAACAACATTAATTCCTTCTGCTATGAATAATAACTCTCAAG ATTTACAATCCTCTAATCGACCAAAAAGTCACAAAGCTGCCTTAGCTTTTGCTTCAAGCCTAAGCTGCATCTGCTTACTAATTCTGGGATTTGGCTTTCTTCTCTGGTGGAGACAAAGATATAACAAGCAAATATTCTTTGACACGAATG AACAATACCGCGAAGAGATTTGCCTTGGAAACCTGAAGAAGTTTCATTTCAGAGAACTTCAAGTTTCTACAAATAACTTCAGCAGCAAAAACTTAGTTGGAAAAGGTGGTTTTGGGAATGTTTACAAAGGTTGTCTTCGAGATGGTACAGTTATAGCCGTAAAAAGGCTTAAAGATGGTAATGCAGTTGGTGGTGAGATCCAATTCCAAACTGAACTAGAGATGATCAGTTTAGCTGTTCATAGGAATCTTCTTCGCCTCTACGGATTTTGCATGACAGCTACGGAGAGGCTCTTAGTATATCCTTATATGTCGAATGGTAGTGTCGCTTCTCGTCTCAAAG GCAAGCCAGCTTTAGACTGGGCAACAAGGAAGAGAATAGCATTAGGAGCAGGAAGAGGGTTACTATATTTACATGAACAGTGTGATCCAAAGATAATTCACAGAGATGTTAAAGCAGCAAATATATTGCTAGATGATTATTGTGAGGCTGTAGTAGGAGACTTTGGATTAGCAAAACTATTGGACCACAGAGACTCACATGTGACAACAGCAGTGAGAGGAACTGTAGGACACATAGCCCCTGAATACCTATCAACAGGACAATCCTCAGAGAAAACAGATGTATTTGGATTTGGAATTCTTCTGCTTGAATTGATTTCTGGACAAAGAGCTCTTGAATTTGGGAAAGCTGCTAACCAGAAAGGAGCTATGCTTGATTGG GTAAAGAAAATACatcaagagaaaaaaattgatgtgtTAGTAGACAAGGACTTGAAAAACAAGTATGATAGGATAGAGTTAGATGAAATAGTTCAAGTGGCTCTTTTATGTACTCAGTACCTTCCAAGTCACAGGCCAAAAATGTCAGAAGTAGTTAGAATGCTTGAAGGAGATGGACTTGCAGAGAAATGGGAAGCGTCACAAAGAGCTGAATCAACACGAAGTAGAGGAAATGAACTCTCGTCTTCAGAACGTTATTCTGATCTTACTGATGACTCTTCTTTGCTTGCACAAGCAATGGAACTTTCAGGACCAAGATAA